The Ziziphus jujuba cultivar Dongzao chromosome 5, ASM3175591v1 genome segment TTGTGTTTTCTATTCTTCTCAGTTATGTATGACTACATAGGTTACTTATTATTTTACTCTAGCTTTTACTTGTCCGCTCTGTCTGTTCTAATTTCTTATTAAAAGACTTTTTTCTACTTAAAGAATTTGGAGATTACATCCCTGATCTGGCCTATGATTTGTACTTAATaaaccattttacaaaattggGGATGGTCATCTATTATCTTATCGTGGTGAACTTGTGAGTTCCAACCAGTCTAGTAGAGCATTTAAAGTTgacgatttttatttttatatttttcctactttttgtttatttatttagtttattacttttattgttaTGGAGCAAATGAAATAAGTTTGTTTATGGGTTTTAGTTGCCGATAAAGACCTCAGAAATCCGTAAGAAGTTAGAGTACTTTGGATCTTCAAAGTAGAAACTGTCCAAGTGCTCGATTTGGGAGAAAATGGTCAAGTTTTgtgaataaaatttcttttaggAAGTTTTATCATTGAAGTTGATATTATATGTGGGCTAATAGTAGGTTAACTTTCTGGACATCATCCTAGATTCGAATGTAATGTGTTGCAGACTTTTCTAACAGGACATGTATTTTTCATTACCTCTAGGCTTTAATCTCATAGTATATGAAGTTACAAATAATATTGAGCCACCGAAGTCTTCCTCTGGACCTTCCCTATATATTCTTGTTCTCAACCTTAGTTTGATGCTCTTTTCTCATCCACTCAATTTCCTagtatttatttccttttcttctttcattCTGAATATAACCTAATGATTATTGGTGGTAATTGTTAAAATGTGCCAAGTTCCTGTGGTCATGtgacttattattttatatacaagAATGCTAGAATTTAGCTAGTTTAAACAAGCCCACTAAAAGGGCTTATGGTCATAATAGATAGCCTGCTGCTAGGTCGTTTTGATCTTGGTTTATATCTAAGTTATTTGGACACTATTGCAGTTATTGTTCTAGGTTTCACTGGATTAGTCAATGCTTGCTTCTTTTGTTGCTTGTGGATGTTGAATTATTTGCTTCTGGCtgatttatatctatatttatatatcttaaaCATGTgcttcatattttaatttcttcaactAATATGCACTAATTATACACTTATGGGAGTTCGTTGTTGAATCATCATTATGATAATTCTCTGATAgactttttaacaattttgccTTTTATGGTATACAGAACCATGATACAGAACATGATCAAAGAAGGGAAGATTGTCCCTTCTGAGGTCACAATTAAGCTTCTCCAAAAAGCAATGGAGGAAAGTGGTAACGACAAATTTCTTATTGATGGTTTCCCTCGTAATGAGGAAAATCGTGCAGCATTCGAGACTGTTGTAAGCCCTTGCACAACACTTAATGTCACAACTTAAACATCCTTGATGCtctggagaaaaaaaaaaaaaaagaataaaaagaaaaaaaaataaaagagaaagaaagaagaagaagaagatgaagaagttgAGAGTGGAAGATCCCTTTTGTTAACTGCTGAAACTGTTTAATTGTTATGCAGACTCAAATAGAGCCAGCATTTGTCCTTTTCTTCGATTGTTCTGAAGAAGAGATGGAAAGGCGCCTTTTAAGTAGGAACGAGGTTAGAAACATGACTTCACTGTCTCTCTGTGTAGATGGATACTGTTATTATCCTTTCTTGTTGTTTTAGTATggtcttctttatttatttcgtTTTTACTAATATTGTTATAACATTCGCaatttattttgtcatttttggGTGGTTTAAGGGAAGAGAAGATGACAACATTGAAACAATAAGGAAGCGGTTCAAGGTTTTCCTTGAGTCTAGTCTCCCTGTGATTCAGCACTATGAATCCAGGGGAAAAGTTCGGAAGGTATTTcttctttattgatgattattttttGCTATATCATCTCACCATAAGCACTTTTGCTTTGCAAGTGTTCTTGCATGTTTATTTTGACTAATAGTTTTTGTTCACTCTCAGATTGATGCTGGAAGACCTATTGAAGAGGTTTTTGAGTCAGTAAAAGCCATTTTTACCCCTAAAAATGAGAAGGTAAATGGCTTTAGCCatgtttttagaaaatatgttctcTGTTTTGGATGTAAAGGAGTAAATAAAGTAGTGAAAGGGAGTTACTAATTGTTGTTCGGAGGAGTTGTATTATCTTCGGTAGTGTTATTTGTAAATATGATTGGAGTAATGACTGCTTCAGTGTGGAATTGAGCTTTATTTGCAGCACAGATTgcaaagcatctttaaataaagaaggaaaataaggagaaaaattaaaaaagaaaaatgtcatCATTTTCTGGAGGATCCCAATCTTAATGTAGTATATCAAAACCCATCTTTACTTGGTGCCAATTGTAGTAGTAGTAGTTAAAAGCCATTTTTACCTCTAAAAATGGGAAGGTAAAGGGCTGTAGCTGTGTTTTCAGAAAATATGTACTCTGTTTTGGATTTGCTGTTTGGAGGTGTATTGTCTTTGGTAGTGTTATTTGTAAATATGATTAGAGTAATGAATGCTTCAGTGTGGAATTGAGCTTTATTTGCAGCATAGATTGCAAAGCATCTTTtatgaaaaggagaaaaaaaaaggagaataactttaattaaagaaaagaaaaatgttctCATAACATTTCCTGGAGGATCCCAAGCTTAGTGTAGGTTATGAATCTAAAACCTATCTTTACTTGGTGCGAATTGTAGTAGTAGTAGCATTTAAAAgcagaaaaaaattacataaattaaagAGATCATGGTTAAATTTACTGAAAGTGGGTGACCTAAAAGATTTGAGTGCTGTTAGCAATGGTAATACCCTCAAAAAGGGTGAGAAAAAATTGTTTACGGATCAGAATGGATTTGAGCTTGGAAGTGCAATGCAGAGGAATAAATGGAAAGAAACAAGGACAATTTTAAATATGCTATATTCTTTTTCCACTAATTGACTGGACAATCTGTTATGCATGTGCATGTTTAGGTGGGCAATAATTTTAGGAAGCATATGCAGTTCTTCTTTTGATGGTACTTTTGGTGTTTTCGGGCTGAGTAATGTTGCAGTTGTGATGTACTTGAGATTTCGGACTTTATATCTATTGAGGTAAAACTTTAATCCTGTTTTTGGTGTTTTCAGGCTGAGTAATGTTGCAGTTGTGATGTACTTGAGATTTTGGACTTTATATCTATTGAGGTAAAACTTTAATCTTGTccattgtgtgtgtgtgtgtgtgtgtttctatGTGTCCGTTTGCTTGGCAAAATGAGTTTTTAAGCACCATCTAAGATGGAAGCTCCATTGTGTTACTCTCATCATCTTCAAATACCCATTTCATGTGAGGGTTGACAAGACATATTTTCAGGTGTTAAAGCATAAAATTCTGTGACTCTTCTcattattaaaagtttttcaaatacaaaaacTATATCGGCACTAGATCGAAAATCATTTGAAACCTTGAATACTTTGAGACATGGGTATTGTGAAGCTGAGGACATGCATTACTCCTCCATACAAGTGCTTTCTATGATTTTTGTTAATTGAAGTTGATGTTAAACAATTTTAAGCAAAATAGGCTCATGTTTCAACTTCGCTTTTGCAATATTCTTCAGGGTTTAGCTGAAAGGAATTAGATTCTTTGCACTTTCGTCTTTATCATCTTGTATGATGTATCCTTGCTAACTGAAATATCAATTTTCCTTCAGGTGGTGTTATTGTTGGCTGCatataatgatattcaatttgcAAGGTTTCCATGCCTTAGCTTATTTTACTTTGTTATAGAAGTTTGTAGTTTATACATTGAGGCGTATCCCTCTAGCCTTATTATTGTTTGATGTATTCTAATAACCAGACAGATGGATATATAACAATAAAGTACTCTTTTTCTGAGTGCCAATGGAAAcaattattcttttttcctttacGAGAAAAAAATTGGTTGGAGTATAATCTTTATGGAAGACAGTGTCTTTACAATCGCTCTTCATTTTGCAACTTCGGCCTAAAGCTGCTGGATTTTGGATGGATCAAATTAAATTTGCATATGAATATGTAATGCATGGTTTTAAAATCCAAGTCaagttgatttaaaaaaaaaaaatttgcatttcTGATGTGAACATGATAAACATACAGTTTATCTAATGTGAGATTAGTTAGCATTGTGGTATGTTATTGAATGGAGTACTGAAGATTCAGTtgaaaatatttggaatttatctTTCAAGAAGTGCATTTAGATACAAAAAATGCCTTCTAACAATTCTGTGTTTGGTTAATGCTTGGCATGGATAAAGCCGTTTTAGTACCTTTTGGGATATATGACATTTTACCATCTTTTGAAGAACTACAAAACAAAACTAATACTAACAAATTATAAGTTACAACTACATGAAATCAGGCTTAAGAATAGTGTTATAGGTTCTAAACAAATATGATACCATTTTCTTTGATGGTATCCAGGACAATCCCAAGCTTACCCTCAATTCTCTTGTTCTTCTTCGGCTCAAATGACATTGCATATACATCAGCTTCCATGGATCTTTCTGCAATCAGGTTGCCTATAACTTTACAGGCATTGTCATCGGTTAGCGATGGCAATGTATACCTGAGGTCCTTGGCATTTGTACTGGCAACTGATATCACTTTGCTGGTTCCCCGGTGCATCACTTTTGCATGTACAAATCGCTTTGAAAAGAAAACATCCAGTAAAAACGGCCTCATGTACATATCTGTTCTTTGTTTCCATGATTTCCTACTAGGCCTCTTTGCAGCCTCACCCCGAGATCTCCTGGTCCAAGCAGCTTGAATGAAAGAATTCTGCAAACACAACCAAGGGATACTTGAattattttctaagtttttaTACAGGTTTGAACTGGTTTTGATTTGAAGAAGCATGTGGTACTGATCAGAGCCAAATTCTCATTTGGACATTTTAATACATCTTGTGATGATGGGGTTTGGGCAAAGATAGTGTAGAATTTTGTACTCTAGAATGTTCATAACAATTCAAATTAACTTTTTAGCTCAAGAATATGCAGGTGGTTAAAGCTACAAATTCTACTTTTTGAGTATCAAATTCCATAACTAAGATTGCTGTTTTAAGCTCAAGTGTCTAACCAATGTGATAGGtgtaaacatatattttttcagtTTCAAATCCCAACCATAATGGTACTTTAACCCAGTTTCTTTATggttttaacaaaatatttccaTCTCATATCAAACAAAATTGGGTGAAAAAACCGGACTTGAAATTTTCTTACAAATTCTTTTGCAGGCAACAAGGCTAACATACAAGCCTGACGTAAAGCACCATAGGAATAAGCTAAAAAGTTTGACCTCCAGTGAAGTTCCAAAGTTTTAAAAACTCATTTTACTGAAGTAAAGAGTTTACCTTTACATCCTTTCACATCTTCCTTTTACTTTTAACAAACACCTTAGCTacgtgaaaataaaaaattcagccAGTGACTCTAACACTTGCTAGTTCAGCctataaattatcaataataatgcAGAAGTCAGTTCAAGCATCCAAAAGCGACATGGGTTTTCCAGTTAAAATGATATATTCCATTTCCGCATATACAATCCTAACTTatcatcaagaaaaaaaaaccagacTTGGTCTCTAAAAATTCCAGAGTTTCTTGCAAAATTCAGGAATTGGGTAAAGATAAAGACACTAGATTAAATTTAGGATAAGAGaattcagaaaataataataaaaaactaccTTGTTAAGTGAGGAAAGAGAACTAGCAGAGCTGCAATTGTTTACAGACAAGGAGATGGGAAGCTTGGGAAAGGAAGCTGACCATGAAAGGGAACTGGGTTTGGGTGCTGAGGATGATGAAGAACATGAAAATGGAGGATATGATATGCAAGCCATCTCTCCACGCTCTCTCTTACTCGTCTCCAGCAAGCAACCCACTTCTTCTTCAGCTTAAGAAAATTCTTTTTGCTCTTTGTGCTatgaatatttaaattctaGACAATACTAGAAATTAGAGGTTTATTATCAGccaattgtaaaatatttttatagactATACAAttctaacaaaaattttaatcttttttttttttttggtttgcttTTTCTCTTAggaaatattgtatttttttctatCATGTTTTAAAATATCTGGTAATTAAGAtcagtaaaaaataattagatcaATGTGTAataaatctataaaaaaaattagtgtaataatgtttttagaaaataaaataaaagtttttaagataaataaaacatatatttttttaataacttttaatgttgaccttattttttttaagaaacaatttaaaagaaaaatatttaacatgTTTTCTGAAGTAATAgcagaaaacaaaaagagaaaattagagaaaacaaagaaagaacgTCAAATGGGGGCTCCAAGATCCGGAGtctaaccattttttattttttaattttttattattcgaTTTCAAAAGTTGtgattttcaaaatcaatttttttgatttttgtttcagCTGAAAACACTTTCTGTTCAGAGCTTCTTCTGAAATATTTGTGTTTTTGGTAAAAATCCTGAGCTTCTGAAATTggggggagagagaaagagagagagagagagagagagagagagagagagatgttgGCGCCTAGGTTTTCCTCCATTTTAGGAGGTGGAGGAGGATCTCAGACCAAGGCTTTTGGGAGCGAGGTTTTGCCAGCTCTGAAGCTGCAAACTGATAAGCAAGTATACAGGCCCGGCGATCCGGTCATCGTCACGATGGAGATCAGCAATCCGGCCGGCAATGCCGATTTACCATTGTCGCTTCTGGTCGAACGTCTCAGTTTCGAGATCAAAGGCGTTGAGAAGTTGGATACGCAGTGGTTCGCTACGCGGAAGCCAATTCCGGGATCCAAACAGAGGAGAGGTAGTTCTGTTCGCGTCTTTGTTtgaatctcaatttttttttttaaaaagtttttatttgttttgttttacatgttcttgagcctttttttttttttctttcttttttcaggTGAATATGTATTTTTGGAGTGTTCGGCTCAGGCACTGGTTTCGAATCAGATTGTTTCAGCTGGAGCAACTAAATCATGTAAGAATTGTTTTGGGGAATTATGATTTCTTGGTTTTTGATGGTTTTGTTTAAGCGACTGTGCTATTCGATGGTTAAAATTTAAAGCTGCTATGTGAATTTGCAGATTCTGTTATAATTGTTTTGCTGTGCCTTTGATTTATCATTCATGTGTCCTTCTTTTATTGTTCATGGAAATTCCAAATAATTGAGGCTTAtagaaaattgatcaaatttagATAAGACTAAAGGCCCACTTTTCATTTTGTGCTTAAAAAAAGTGTTGACTTTATAGGTCAAGCGGGTTATAACCTGGTCTTTTAAACACCTAGAGAATTAGCAGTTAGAGATTTAAGTCGTGGGTGGGATTTTCAAGCTTCTGGTCTTCTCACCTATTAATAGGATGGTTTTGCCAGTTCCCAGAGACGAGATACCTACTTTGTTGATGTTGAACCATAAGGGAATTTGAGTCTAATCTGTTGATTATGAAGCTTGATTAAATGAATTGGGCAATGTACTGCGGGGGTTcactttttgcttttctttctacttttctACCTTTTTGTCCTGGGACAAGACTTAACTAGGAACTTgcgtttaaaattttaacacatTCTGTTAATGTTATTTTCCAGATTTGTGGATCTTTTGAATTAATTGTATGGAATGATAAATTATTGTATCAATTCTGTTCCACCATTTTCAAACAAGCTAATTGATTCtttaatattcaatttgttATGCAGATGTGGTGAGGACCTTGTTGCCAAATATTATACCACCTTCATACAAGGGTGCTACTATTCGCTACCTGTACTATGTTAGAAGCACAATGTCTGGGCAGTGGTTGAGCTTAGAAAATGCCCATTCTCGTGGGGAATCAGTAAAAGATCTTTCTGAGCTGGTTGGTTTCTTTTCAATTGAGCTCATTTTATTAGAATCCTTGTTTATAACATGCAACAGGTTTTTGTATTGGTTAGTTTAGATCATGTTTTTTCTGTTTGTCTTAGATATTTTAGCAATATTATACATTTTGCTTCATATATAACTTTCTGCTTGATTATATTGGTTGAGAAATAAAGTGATACAAGCAGTTTGCCAGCCTGTGATGTATTTTGGTTTTAGATTATCTAATGGACTTGTTATgcaaatttaaatttagttttttggttgaaaaatggATCAAGAGTATGGAGCATTGCTTGgtaatttattcatgttttgaACACCTTACATTTTGCATGGAGGTCTATGCCATTAGGCTGCAGGTCCTGAACTATGTATTAGTTTTTAGGTTGGTCATAGAACTGTTTTTCTCCccaagtaaaaatataaattcaatgtAATACTTAAGTGATAAATGTTGCGATAAAGGacttatactttttttattgtGTCAAACTCTCAATTTCTTTAATGTCTAACTTCTGTAGTGTCTGATATACCAATGCTGATATGGCTTATTTTCTGTTCAATGTGGCATTATACTCGTGGAATAGTATGTTAAGGATCCAGGATCCTTGCTTGGGAGCTTTTAGGtagttttattattgaaaatccTAGTTTTTGTTGGTCTGTTTTGTATTTGGGGTTGGCTATTATTTTATGCAAGCTCATAATTATCCAAATCTTCTTATAGCTTAAGCTCTTACAGCAATTGGTCACTTAAGCTCTTACAGCAATTGGTCACTTAGCATGGCCTTAGAACGTAAGCATTTTCGATCCCTCAATCACCAAGAGAGCCCTAGCCACCATAATCCATTTAACTCTAAACCACCAAACTCCATCATCTTTGTCTCCATTATAGCTATCCATCCACCAAAGCATTTGCCTGCTTATATAATCATTAGCAATGATGTTGGaaatgtttgaaaaatatacCTAAGAGCCATGCATTGATAATATGTCAGCCTTATATGGTTATTCGATGTGCTTACATTTTGGAACTGTTAATTTCATCAACTTTAATATTTCAGGAAGCTCGTAATCCATTACAAGTATGGATCACTCAGAAAAACAATGGCTTGCTCATTGAAGAAGGTCAAAATGATGGTGAGTTTTTTTTTGCCTTAGTTGCTGATAATAATttgttcttttatattttagtgtatatCAGGCTTGCAGTGGAAGTTACTTTTGCTTGTCTTTATTTGTCTGCATACCAACTGAGAAGTACCCTTCTACTAATTGATATCAGGAATTGTGCCTATATCAACCATCCAAATGGATTTATTTTGGAAAGAGACAGATGGAGACTCAGATTGGGTACTTTACTTTTGTACCTTTTCTTGAATTTCGTGTTCTGTGATTTTTGGTGTTTGTGGAGCTGTCATTATTCTAATAAATGATTTCCCTTAAACAGCTTGAAAATAGGAATTGACTCAATTATTTCATCCTGATATATGGTAGAGCTACTTCCTTACAGGTTAGAGCAAATGATATCTATGATGGTGTTGAAGAAGGATATGAAAGCTCGAGGGATGAGATCTCGTCTGTTTCTTCTTACAATCCCATGAAAGACCAACTGAACAGGACATTTGGAAGTTCTCTGTCCTTGCAATCAACAAGATCTTCTTCTAAGGATGCTTTATATCATGAAGGAGAACGTACAAGTTTATCTTCCACTCTAGCACTTCCTAGGCTCTCTGTGGCTGAGGTCTCATATGATTCTGGTGCTGGTGAGTCATGTGAGATAGCTACGTGTTTGGTGGCTCTAAGCTTTGAATCTTTGTTTTTACTTAGATCGGGCATTGTTTCTATTGAAATGCTTCACCGATGCTATTGGCTTAATTTGATCGTTATTATTCCCAATTCTATCAAATTCCTTGGAGAAATGAGAATGAGACATGGTTTTGCTATTTGTTTATGAGTCAGAAAAGCAGCTTTTCTGAGTGGCAGATTCTCTTTTCAAACAGATCTTTCATCACCCCGTAGGTCATCTGGCCTTGTCTCTCCAAGTCAGCAGCAGAAGCTCACTAAGCCACTTTCTGCAGATGATGATGGTGGGGCAACTTCTTCACCGGCAGCTGGAGCTGTTGAACCTCAAGCATGTAATCTCATGAACTTTCTTTTCCTTAAAGTTTTACTGCTAAAAATATCTTGAACCTAATGGTTACTATTTACAACTGATTGTAATCGTGGAAAGCTAATTTGGTGCAAACATTTCCTGCAGCAGAAGGCTTTATTCGAGGAAGGTCTTATAATATCCGGATGGATGACCATATTCTACTTAGATTTTCCCCCAAAAATTCCGACTCAACCTATTATTTTAGTGATATGGTAATTATAATCTTTATCAATGTATTTTGCCTGTTTCTTATAATTTACGATCCCTTTTTTCCATCTGCATTTATCTTTTAAGGTTTTGACAAGCTGTTTTACAACAGATTGGTGGCACACTTACTTTCTTTCATGAAGAGGGAGCTAGAAGATGCCTTGAGGTAGTAGTGAtagtaattataaattattaactgAAAGTTATTA includes the following:
- the LOC107421715 gene encoding UMP-CMP kinase 3 isoform X2, with amino-acid sequence MGTVGDAANKDTNGSLAEKKPTVVFVLGGPGSGKGTQCANIVQHFGFTHLSAGDLLRAEQKSGSENGTMIQNMIKEGKIVPSEVTIKLLQKAMEESGNDKFLIDGFPRNEENRAAFETVTQIEPAFVLFFDCSEEEMERRLLSRNEGREDDNIETIRKRFKVFLESSLPVIQHYESRGKVRKIDAGRPIEEVFESVKAIFTPKNEKAE
- the LOC107421715 gene encoding UMP-CMP kinase 3 isoform X1, which produces MGTVGDAANKDTNGSLAEKKPTVVFVLGGPGSGKGTQCANIVQHFGFTHLSAGDLLRAEQKSGSENGTMIQNMIKEGKIVPSEVTIKLLQKAMEESGNDKFLIDGFPRNEENRAAFETVTQIEPAFVLFFDCSEEEMERRLLSRNEGREDDNIETIRKRFKVFLESSLPVIQHYESRGKVRKIDAGRPIEEVFESVKAIFTPKNEKAE
- the LOC107421717 gene encoding uncharacterized protein LOC107421717, translated to MACISYPPFSCSSSSSAPKPSSLSWSASFPKLPISLSVNNCSSASSLSSLNKNSFIQAAWTRRSRGEAAKRPSRKSWKQRTDMYMRPFLLDVFFSKRFVHAKVMHRGTSKVISVASTNAKDLRYTLPSLTDDNACKVIGNLIAERSMEADVYAMSFEPKKNKRIEGKLGIVLDTIKENGIIFV
- the LOC107421709 gene encoding uncharacterized protein LOC107421709, producing the protein MLAPRFSSILGGGGGSQTKAFGSEVLPALKLQTDKQVYRPGDPVIVTMEISNPAGNADLPLSLLVERLSFEIKGVEKLDTQWFATRKPIPGSKQRRGEYVFLECSAQALVSNQIVSAGATKSYVVRTLLPNIIPPSYKGATIRYLYYVRSTMSGQWLSLENAHSRGESVKDLSELEARNPLQVWITQKNNGLLIEEGQNDGIVPISTIQMDLFWKETDGDSDWVRANDIYDGVEEGYESSRDEISSVSSYNPMKDQLNRTFGSSLSLQSTRSSSKDALYHEGERTSLSSTLALPRLSVAEVSYDSGADLSSPRRSSGLVSPSQQQKLTKPLSADDDGGATSSPAAGAVEPQASEGFIRGRSYNIRMDDHILLRFSPKNSDSTYYFSDMIGGTLTFFHEEGARRCLEVSITLETSETISRRYVHPSRRNSPTITKVQSDHYEVVADLVQTSFLFSIPMDGPMSFSTPHVSVQWALRFEFFTTPRNVDWTRYEHPLVIEGRDRSEWVLPITVHAPPGGASASHTRNDKPFSLEPLWVRT